The following coding sequences lie in one Saimiri boliviensis isolate mSaiBol1 chromosome 6, mSaiBol1.pri, whole genome shotgun sequence genomic window:
- the MDK gene encoding midkine — translation MQHRGFLLLSLLALLALTSAVAKKKDKVKKDGPGIECAEQWAWGPCTPSSKDCGVGFREGSCGAQTQRIRCRIPCNWKKEFGADCKYKFENWGACDGGTGTKVRQGTLKKARYNAQCQETIRVTKPCTPKTKAKAKAKKGKGKD, via the exons ATGCAGCACCgaggcttcctcctcctctctctccttgctCTGTTGGCGCTCACCTCAGCGGTGGCCAAAAAGAAAG ACAAGGTGAAGAAGGACGGCCCGGGGATCGAGTGCGCGGAGCAGTGGGCCTGGGGGCCCTGCACCCCCAGCAGCAAGGATTGCGGCGTGGGCTTCCGCGAGGGCAGCTGCGGGGCCCAGACCCAGCGCATCCGGTGCAGGATCCCCTGCAACTGGAAGAAGGAGTTTGGAG CGGATTGCAAGTACAAGTTTGAGAACTGGGGTGCTTGTGATGGGGGCACCGGCACGAAAGTCCGCCAGGGCACCCTGAAGAAGGCGCGCTACAATGCCCAGTGCCAGGAAACCATCCGCGTGACCAAGCCCTGCACCCCCAAAACCAAAGCCAAAGCCAAAG ccaagaaagggaagggaaaggactaG
- the CHRM4 gene encoding muscarinic acetylcholine receptor M4 — protein MANFTPVNASSGNQSVRLVTSSTHNRYETVEMVFIATVTGSLSLVTVVGNILVMLSIKVNRQLQTVNNYFLFSLACADLIIGAFSMNLYTVYIIKGYWPLGAVVCDLWLALDYVVSNASVMNLLIISFDRYFCVTKPLTYPARRTTKMAGLMIAAAWVLSFVLWAPAILFWQFVVGKRTVPDNQCFIQFLSNPAVTFGTAIAAFYLPVVIMTVLYIHISLASRSRVHKHRPEGPKEKKAKTLAFLKSPLMKQSVKKPPPGEAAREELRNGKLEEAPPPALPPPPRPLADKDTSNESSSGSATQNTKERPATELSTTEATTPAMPAPPLQPRALNPASRWSKIQIVTKQTGNECVTAIEIVPATPAGMRPAANVARKFASIARNQVRKKRQMAARERKVTRTIFAILLAFILTWTPYNVMVLVNTFCQSCVPDTVWSIGYWLCYVNSTINPACYALCNATFKKTFRHLLLCQYRNIGTAR, from the coding sequence ATGGCCAACTTCACACCCGTCAATGCCAGCTCGGGCAATCAGTCCGTACGCCTGGTCACATCGTCAACCCACAACCGCTACGAGACGGTGGAAATGGTCTTCATCGCCACGGTGACAGGCTCCCTGAGCCTGGTGACTGTCGTGGGCAATATCCTGGTGATGCTGTCCATCAAGGTCAACAGGCAGCTGCAGACGGTCAACAACTACTTCCTCTTCAGCCTGGCGTGTGCCGACCTCATCATTGGCGCCTTCTCTATGAACCTCTACACCGTGTACATCATCAAGGGCTACTGGCCCCTGGGCGCCGTGGTCTGTGACCTGTGGCTGGCCCTGGACTACGTGGTGAGCAATGCCTCCGTCATGAACCTTCTCATCATCAGCTTTGACCGCTACTTCTGCGTCACCAAGCCCCTCACCTACCCTGCCCGGCGCACCACCAAGATGGCAGGCCTCATGATTGCCGCCGCCTGGGTCCTGTCCTTCGTGCTCTGGGCGCCTGCCATCTTGTTCTGGCAGTTTGTGGTGGGCAAGCGGACGGTGCCCGACAACCAGTGCTTCATTCAGTTCCTGTCCAACCCGGCAGTGACCTTCGGCACAGCCATCGCTGCCTTCTACCTACCTGTGGTCATCATGACGGTGCTGTACATCCACATCTCCCTAGCCAGTCGCAGCCGGGTCCACAAGCACCGGCCCGAAGGCCCGAAGGAGAAGAAGGCCAAGACACTGGCCTTCCTCAAGAGCCCGCTGATGAAGCAGAGCGTTAAGAAGCCCCCGCCCGGGGAGGCCGCCCGGGAGGAGCTGCGCAATGGCAAGCTGGAGGAGGCCCCCCCACCGGCGCTGCCACCACCGCCGCGTCCCCTGGCTGACAAGGACACTTCCAACGAGTCCAGCTCAGGCAGTGCCACACAGAACACCAAGGAACGCCCAGCCACAGAGCTGTCCACCACAGAGGCCACCACGCCTGCCATGCCTGCCCCTCCCCTGCAGCCTCGGGCCCTCAACCCAGCCTCCAGATGGTCCAAGATCCAGATTGTGACGAAGCAGACGGGCAATGAGTGTGTGACAGCCATCGAGATTGTGCCTGCCACGCCGGCCGGCATGCGCCCCGCGGCCAACGTGGCCCGCAAGTTCGCCAGCATCGCTCGCAACCAGGTGCGCAAGAAGCGGCAGATGGCGGCCCGGGAGCGCAAGGTGACACGGACCATCTTTGCCATTCTGCTAGCCTTCATCCTCACCTGGACGCCCTACAACGTCATGGTCCTGGTGAACACCTTCTGCCAGAGCTGCGTCCCTGACACGGTGTGGTCCATCGGCTACTGGCTCTGCTACGTCAACAGCACCATCAACCCCGCCTGCTACGCTCTCTGCAATGCCACCTTTAAAAAGACCTTCCGGCACCTGCTGTTGTGCCAGTATCGGAACATCGGCACTGCCAGGTAG